The Bombus huntii isolate Logan2020A chromosome 6, iyBomHunt1.1, whole genome shotgun sequence genome window below encodes:
- the LOC126867064 gene encoding peptidyl-prolyl cis-trans isomerase E isoform X2 yields the protein MSTNTKRTIYVGGLAEEVDEKVLHAAFIPFGEIVDVQIPLDYESEKHRGFAFIEFESAEDAAAAIDNMNDSELFGRTIRVNIAKPQKIKEGSSKPVWADDVWLQEHAGETLKNDDNTKSSDTVQPKKGKQNPQVYFDISIGKQEVGRIIMMLRADIVPKTAENFRALCTHEKGYGYQGSTFHRIIPEFMCQGGDFTNHNGTGGKSIYGNKFDDENFELKHTGPGTLSMANSGPNTNGSQFFICTARTDWLDGKHVVFGHVLSGLDVLKKMEKCGTKTGTPTQKVVIIACGELT from the exons ATGAGTACGAATACGAAAAGAACTATTTATGTGG GGGGCTTAGCCGAAGAGGTTGATGAAAAAGTATTACATGCGGCATTTATACCTTTTGGAGAAATTGTCGATGTACAAATACCATTAGATTATGAATCAGAGAAACATAGAGGATTTGCTTTTATTGAGTTTGAAAGTGCAGAagatgcagcagcagcaattGATAATATG AATGATTCTGAGTTGTTTGGCCGAACAATCAGAGTAAATATTGCAAAACCACAGAAGATAAAGGAAGGTTCATCGAAACCTGTTTGGGCTGATGATGTATGGTTACAAGAGCATGCAGGTGAAACACTTAAAAATGATGATAATACAAAATCAAGTGATACAGTACAAccaaaaaaaggaaaacagaatCCTCaagtatattttgatattagTATCGGAAAACAAGAAGTGGGTAGAATTATTATGATGTTGAGAGCTGATATTGTACCAAAGACTGCTGAAAATTTTCGTGCCCTTTGTACTCATGAAAAGGGATATGGTTATCAAGGAAGCACTTTTCATAGAATTATTCCAGAATTT ATGTGTCAAGGAGGAGATTTTACAAATCATAATGGAACAGGAGGAAAGTCAATCTATGGAAATAAATTTGATGATGAAAATTTTGAACTAAAACATACAGGACCAGGTACATTGTCAATGGCAAATTCTGGTCCAAATACAAATGGATCACAATTTTTCATATGTACAGCACGTACAGATTGGCTAGATGGAAAACATGTAGTGTTTGGACATGTTCTTAGTGGTTTAgatgttttaaaaaaaatggaaaaatgtgGAACAAAAACAGGCACTCCTACTCAGAAAGTTGTTATAATAGCTTGTGGAGAATTGACTTAA
- the LOC126867046 gene encoding succinate-semialdehyde dehydrogenase [NADP(+)] GabD, giving the protein MHPTFSNMHLLQRNISYYTAFLSRSMHLLRDQAYVNGKWIGGRKNETFPIYNPADQSVINNVPDMDVEDTKLAINAASQAFKSFNETTAKERSDLLRNWYNLMVEHSEDLAKILTKENGKSITESKAEIKYGNSFVEWFSEEARRIDGEILQTPIANRKLFLYKEPIGVAALITPWNFPHAMITRKAAAALAVGCTCVIKPSEETPLTALALADLAEKAGFPQGTINVITTGLKNSPAVGKELCENFDVKVLSFTGSTNVGKILYKNSASTVKRLSLELGGNASFIVFDSADLDIAVHGAMASKFRNSGQTCVSANRFFVHSSKFDQFIEMFLSRIKSEIKMGDGSKKGVTHGPLIKESQLNMVHALVTDAVEKGAKVHCGGTPLPELGPLFYAPTLMTDVTKDMQIYSKEIFGPVAVIHKFETENEVIQSSNDTSVGLAGYFYSRDISQIFRVAKQLEVGMIGVNEGIISTAEAAFGGVKESGLGREGSRHGVDDFLQIKYLCLGNIKYH; this is encoded by the coding sequence ATGCATCCAACTTTCTCCAATATGCATCTattacaaagaaatatttcatattatactGCTTTCTTAAGTCGATCAATGCATCTTTTAAGAGATCAAGCATATGTAAATGGAAAATGGAtaggaggaagaaaaaatgaaacatttcCTATTTATAATCCAGCTGATCAATCTGTTATTAACAATGTGCCTGACATGGATGTTGAAGATACAAAATTAGCAATTAATGCAGCATCTCAAGCTTTCAAATCATTTAATGAGACAACAGCAAAGGAACGAAGTGATTTACTTAGAAATTGGTATAATTTAATGGTAGAACATTCAGAAGACTTAGCAAAAATCTTAActaaagaaaatggaaaatctATCACAGAATCCAAAGCTGAGATCAAGTATGGAAATTCATTTGTTGAGTGGTTTTCAGAAGAAGCTAGACGAATTGATGGAGAAATACTGCAAACACCAATTGCTAACAGAAAGCTTTTTCTATACAAAGAGCCAATAGGTGTTGCTGCTTTAATTACACCATGGAATTTTCCACATGCTATGATTACACGTAAAGCAGCTGCTGCTCTTGCTGTTGGATGTACTTGCGTAATTAAACCATCAGAAGAAACACCTCTTACTGCTTTAGCATTAGCAGATCTTGCAGAAAAAGCAGGTTTTCCTCAGGGAACAATAAATGTAATTACAACaggtttaaaaaattctccTGCTGTTGGTAAAGAATTATGTGAAAATTTTGATGTAAAAGTTTTATCATTCACTGGTTCAACGAATGTGgggaaaattttgtacaaaaaCAGTGCTTCAACTGTAAAACGGCTTAGTCTTGAATTAGGGGGTAATGCATCATTTATTGTTTTTGATTCTGCAGACTTAGATATAGCTGTACATGGTGCTATGGCAAGTAAGTTTCGTAATTCTGGTCAGACATGTGTTTCTGCAAATAGGTTCTTTGTACACAGTAGTAAATTTGACCAATTCATAGAAATGTTTTTATCAAGAattaaaagtgaaattaaaatgGGTGATGGTAGTAAGAAAGGTGTCACACATGGGCCTCTCATTAAAGAAAGTCAGTTAAATATGGTACATGCATTAGTTACTGATGCCGTAGAAAAAGGAGCAAAAGTGCATTGTGGTGGTACACCATTACCTGAGTTAGGACCGCTATTTTATGCTCCCACACTTATGACAGATGTTACTAAAGACATGCAAATTTACAGCAAGGAAATTTTTGGCCCAGTAGCTGTTATTCATAAATTTGAAACCGAAAATGAAGTTATACAATCCTCTAATGATACATCTGTTGGATTAGCTGGATATTTTTATTCCCGAGATATATCACAAATATTTAGGGTAGCAAAACAATTAGAAGTTGGAATGATTGGTGTGAATGAAGGGATAATTTCTACTGCAGAAGCTGCTTTCGGAGGAGTAAAAGAATCAGGTCTAGGAAGAGAGGGTTCTAGACATGGTGTTGATGATTTCCTTCAGATAAAGTATTTATGTcttggaaatattaagtatcattga
- the LOC126867062 gene encoding inosine-uridine preferring nucleoside hydrolase-like isoform X1 yields the protein MAETKVIIDCDAGIDDALALIILIAAHKQKKIQIEAITCVNGNTTVDNVVKNVFRTLDVCKATDIPVYQGAYAPLVCIKNAVQDHYHGIDGFGDVYNTQIDTSKLEHEHAAYALNKIVSKHPNEVNVLCIGPLTNIALAIKMYPQFVDHVKEFYIMGGNATAQGNITPQAEFNFYMDPESVHIVFNNNKNPLRLLPWETCLKSCISHEWRRDVLGKMDKPCIQLMNDIEYAYQKTRKRRFPNYITCDAILAAILLKPEIAQNVVPYHADIELNGTRTRGQVVLDHLLLNEPNVLLIQDFDSESFKKLLIFSVDNLDYNMTNT from the exons aTGGCAGAAACCAAAGTTATCATTGATTGTGATGCTGGTATAGATGATGCACTagcattaataatattaattgctGCTCataaacaaaagaaaattcaGATTGAAGCGATTACTTGTGTCAATGGCAATACAACTGTAGACAATGtggtaaaaaatgtatttagaACTTTAGATGTTTGTAAGGCAACAGAT ataCCAGTTTATCAAGGAGCATACGCACCTTTAGTTTGCATTAAAAATGCAGTTCAGGATCATTATCATGGCATTGATGGATTTGGAGATGTATATAATACCCAGATAGATACAAGTAAATTAGAACACGAACATGCTGCATATGCATTGAATAAGATTGTATCAAAACATCCCAATGAAGTGAATGTCTTATGTATAGGACCATTAACAAACATAGCATTGGCTATAAAAATGTACCCCCAATTTGTGGACCATGTGAAAGAATTTTACATTATGGGAGGAAATGCAACAG CACAAGGAAATATTACACCTCAAgcagaatttaatttttacatgGATCCAGAAAGTGTACATAtagtatttaataataataaaaatcctTTGAGGCTGTTACCATGGGAAACATGTTTAAAATCTTGTATTTCACAT GAATGGCGGAGAGACGTATTAGGTAAAATGGATAAACCTTGCATTCAGCTTATGAATGATATTGAATATGCATATCAAAAGACAAGAAAAAGACGATTTCCTAATTATATTACATGTGATGCAATTTTAGCTGCAATATTATTAAAGCCAGAAATTGCTCAAAATGTAGTGCCATATCATGCTGATATTGAATTAAATGGTACTAGAACACGAGGTCAGGTTGTACTTGATCATTTATTGTTAAATGAACCTAATGTACTCCTAATTCAAGATTTTGATTCAGAAAGTTTTAaaaaacttttaatattttctgtaGATAACTTAGATTATAATATGACAAATACATAA
- the LOC126867056 gene encoding lipid droplet-regulating VLDL assembly factor AUP1-like, with translation MSQIDIQDLFDKSRFPSGWRLALIFLYTPVGLLLVSLRLLIALQLWLIAILLPDYNTLRTFLHHGFSFVFGIMVKINEGEVRDKQARIVISNNVSVLDHFALYKATQALSPTMWELPTSMGNALGLQVMDMNSKEALIANMKQFLSTTNSNIAIQPEFGITNSRVALLKFNSWPFTIEASVQPVAIKAWRPEFISIHLTSLASRRWIDIFWFMFVPYTVFIFKYLKIKQNPDCEVLVREVEKDIASNLGLQTSSHTVLDKKEFEKRYIMEKAQSRRFNRNSPTSQVIHSIEIQRMVRQVSEVLPLVPHNVILRDLLKTRNVDITIANILDGIVTYTPDSSQTVTRTASLNQLQKSTVKDNSNVGSSSFQERKIKMLREARERYIQKHGLKNC, from the exons ATGTCACAAATTGATATTCAGGACTTATTTGATAAAAGCAG gTTTCCCAGTGGTTGGCGTCTTGcacttatatttttatatactcCAGTTGGTCTTTTACTTGTATCACTACGATTATTAATTGCTCTACAACTTTGGCTTATTGCAATACTATTACCTGATTATAATACTCTTCGGACATTTTTACATCATGGATTTAGTTTTGTTTTTGGTATAATGGTAAAGATCAATGAGGGTGAAGTTAGAGACAAACAGGCAAGAATTGTAATTAGTAATAATGTCTCCGTTTTGGATCATTTTGCTTTATATAAAGCTACACAAGCATTAAGTCCTACTATGTGGGAACTACCTACCTCCATGGGCAATGCACTAGGTTTACAAGTAATGGATATGAATAGCAAAGAAGCACTAATTGCCAATATGAAACAGTTTCTTTCTACAACAAATAGCAATATTGCGATACAACCTGAATTTGGTATAACCAATAGTCGTGTAGCCTTGTTAAAGTTCAATTCTTGGCCATTTACCATAGAAGCATCTGTTCAACCAGTTGCAATTAAAGCATGGAGGCCAGAATTTATATCCATTCATCTTACCTCATTGGCATCTAGACGATGGATAGATATTTTTTGGTTCATGTTTGTTCCTTATACAGTTTTCATATTTAAGTACCTGAAAATCAAGCAAAATCCAGATTGTGAAGTACTAGTACGGGAAGTAGAAAAAGACATAGCAAGTAATCTTGGACTTCAAACAAGTTCTCATACTGTGTtagataaaaaagaatttgaaaaacgcTATATTATGGAAAAGGCACAAAGTAGGAGGTTCAATAGAAATTCTCCAACTTCACAAGTTATACATAGCATTGAAATACAGAGGATGGTCCGACAAGTCAGTGAAGTGCTTCCATTAGTCCCGCATAATGTGATTCTCAGAGATCTTT TAAAAACACGCAATGTTGATATTACAATTGCCAATATATTGGATGGCATAGTTACTTATACTCCAGATTCATCTCAAACAGTTACACGAACAGCATCACtaaatcaattacaaaaaAGTACAGTTAAAGACAACAGTAATGTAGGATCTTCTTCCTTCcaggaaagaaaaattaaaatgctAAGGGAAGCTAGAGAAAGGTATATTCAAAAACATGGACTTAAAAACTGCTGA
- the LOC126867064 gene encoding peptidyl-prolyl cis-trans isomerase E isoform X1: MSTNTKRTIYVGGLAEEVDEKVLHAAFIPFGEIVDVQIPLDYESEKHRGFAFIEFESAEDAAAAIDNMQNDSELFGRTIRVNIAKPQKIKEGSSKPVWADDVWLQEHAGETLKNDDNTKSSDTVQPKKGKQNPQVYFDISIGKQEVGRIIMMLRADIVPKTAENFRALCTHEKGYGYQGSTFHRIIPEFMCQGGDFTNHNGTGGKSIYGNKFDDENFELKHTGPGTLSMANSGPNTNGSQFFICTARTDWLDGKHVVFGHVLSGLDVLKKMEKCGTKTGTPTQKVVIIACGELT; this comes from the exons ATGAGTACGAATACGAAAAGAACTATTTATGTGG GGGGCTTAGCCGAAGAGGTTGATGAAAAAGTATTACATGCGGCATTTATACCTTTTGGAGAAATTGTCGATGTACAAATACCATTAGATTATGAATCAGAGAAACATAGAGGATTTGCTTTTATTGAGTTTGAAAGTGCAGAagatgcagcagcagcaattGATAATATG CAGAATGATTCTGAGTTGTTTGGCCGAACAATCAGAGTAAATATTGCAAAACCACAGAAGATAAAGGAAGGTTCATCGAAACCTGTTTGGGCTGATGATGTATGGTTACAAGAGCATGCAGGTGAAACACTTAAAAATGATGATAATACAAAATCAAGTGATACAGTACAAccaaaaaaaggaaaacagaatCCTCaagtatattttgatattagTATCGGAAAACAAGAAGTGGGTAGAATTATTATGATGTTGAGAGCTGATATTGTACCAAAGACTGCTGAAAATTTTCGTGCCCTTTGTACTCATGAAAAGGGATATGGTTATCAAGGAAGCACTTTTCATAGAATTATTCCAGAATTT ATGTGTCAAGGAGGAGATTTTACAAATCATAATGGAACAGGAGGAAAGTCAATCTATGGAAATAAATTTGATGATGAAAATTTTGAACTAAAACATACAGGACCAGGTACATTGTCAATGGCAAATTCTGGTCCAAATACAAATGGATCACAATTTTTCATATGTACAGCACGTACAGATTGGCTAGATGGAAAACATGTAGTGTTTGGACATGTTCTTAGTGGTTTAgatgttttaaaaaaaatggaaaaatgtgGAACAAAAACAGGCACTCCTACTCAGAAAGTTGTTATAATAGCTTGTGGAGAATTGACTTAA
- the LOC126867084 gene encoding bublin coiled-coil protein: protein MADENMVQNAVRPKENQGDDKNGWENEEDEENCNDAEFEAINAQLDQLNSVLDNLEQKNDDIRAELIQLLQSNREARKQFQEFQNSVKSDL from the exons ATGGCAGATGAAAATATGGTTCAGAACGCAGTGCGGCCAAAGGAAAATCAAGGAGACGATAAAAACGGATGGGAAAatgaagaagatgaagaaaaTTGTAATGATGCtg AATTTGAAGCTATAAATGCTCAATTAGATCAGCTTAATTCAGTTTTGGATAACCTCGAACAAAAAAATGACGATATTCGTGCAGAATTGATTCAGTTATTACAATCAAATCGAGAAGCAAGAAAACAATTTCAAGAATTCCAGAATTCCGTGAAATCggatttataa
- the LOC126867062 gene encoding pyrimidine-specific ribonucleoside hydrolase RihA-like isoform X2: MAETKVIIDCDAGIDDALALIILIAAHKQKKIQIEAITCVNGNTTVDNVVKNVFRTLDVCKATDIPVYQGAYAPLVCIKNAVQDHYHGIDGFGDVYNTQIDTRPLTNIALAIKMYPQFVDHVKEFYIMGGNATAQGNITPQAEFNFYMDPESVHIVFNNNKNPLRLLPWETCLKSCISHEWRRDVLGKMDKPCIQLMNDIEYAYQKTRKRRFPNYITCDAILAAILLKPEIAQNVVPYHADIELNGTRTRGQVVLDHLLLNEPNVLLIQDFDSESFKKLLIFSVDNLDYNMTNT; the protein is encoded by the exons aTGGCAGAAACCAAAGTTATCATTGATTGTGATGCTGGTATAGATGATGCACTagcattaataatattaattgctGCTCataaacaaaagaaaattcaGATTGAAGCGATTACTTGTGTCAATGGCAATACAACTGTAGACAATGtggtaaaaaatgtatttagaACTTTAGATGTTTGTAAGGCAACAGAT ataCCAGTTTATCAAGGAGCATACGCACCTTTAGTTTGCATTAAAAATGCAGTTCAGGATCATTATCATGGCATTGATGGATTTGGAGATGTATATAATACCCAGATAGATACAA GACCATTAACAAACATAGCATTGGCTATAAAAATGTACCCCCAATTTGTGGACCATGTGAAAGAATTTTACATTATGGGAGGAAATGCAACAG CACAAGGAAATATTACACCTCAAgcagaatttaatttttacatgGATCCAGAAAGTGTACATAtagtatttaataataataaaaatcctTTGAGGCTGTTACCATGGGAAACATGTTTAAAATCTTGTATTTCACAT GAATGGCGGAGAGACGTATTAGGTAAAATGGATAAACCTTGCATTCAGCTTATGAATGATATTGAATATGCATATCAAAAGACAAGAAAAAGACGATTTCCTAATTATATTACATGTGATGCAATTTTAGCTGCAATATTATTAAAGCCAGAAATTGCTCAAAATGTAGTGCCATATCATGCTGATATTGAATTAAATGGTACTAGAACACGAGGTCAGGTTGTACTTGATCATTTATTGTTAAATGAACCTAATGTACTCCTAATTCAAGATTTTGATTCAGAAAGTTTTAaaaaacttttaatattttctgtaGATAACTTAGATTATAATATGACAAATACATAA